Below is a genomic region from Rouxiella chamberiensis.
GCCAATCGCAACTTTAAAGTAGGTGGCGAATCCATTATCGCCACGTCGCTGTTTGGTTATCCTGAAAAGATGCCGCTTCAGGCTGTGGCGACCCGCGAGCGTATTGAGCGTGAGCTGCTAAACCGCTAGATTTTCATAAACCGGATAGCCATAAAGAGCGCATATTGCGCTCTTTATGTTTCCAGATGCCTGCTAAAAACACATCCTTTTACCAACATGCCACATCCTGCTCCTGTTCACGTTGATTCGATGTAATATGATATGAACAGTCGATTTTTTACTCGAAATTTTCTAACTACAGGACAAATGCGTGATGAAAAAGATTGGTTTTCTATCCTTTGGGCATTGGACTCCTTCACCGCAGTCCGGCACGCGTTCGGCTGCCGATGCGCTTTTGCAATCCATCGACCTTGCTGTCGCCGCTGAAGAGTTGGGGGCCGATGGAGCCTATTTCCGCGTTCACCATTTTGCTCGCCAGTTGAGCTCACCTTTCCCGCTACTTTCAGCGGTAGGGGCTAAAACCAGCCGTATCGAAATTGGTACGGGCGTTATCGATATGCGTTATGAAAATCCGCTGTATATGGCGGAAGATGCCGGCGTGGCAGACCTGATTTCAGGGGGCCGTTTACAGCTTGGATTAAGCCGTGGCTCGCCTGAGCAGGTTATCGACGGCTGGCGTTATTTTGGGTATCAGCCAGCCGAAGGCGAAAATGAATCGGATATGGCGCGTAAACATACTCTCGCGTTTCTGGAAGTGTTGAATGGAAACGGTTTTGCAGAACCTAATCCGCAACCAATGTTCCAAAACCCGCCGGGATTACTGCGAGTTGAACCTTATTCCGAAGGATTGCGTGAACGCATCTGGTGGGGGGCAGGCTCAAATGCCACGGCTCGATGGGCGGCACAGCTTGGAATGAACCTGCAAAGCTCCACACTTAAAGACGATGAAACCGGCGAGCCTTTCCATATCCAGCAGGCTAATCAGATTCGCGCCTACCGCGAAGCCTGGAAAGAGGCAGGTCACACTCGCACGCCGCGTGTTTCTGTCAGTCGCAGTATTTTTGCATTGATGAATGATATGGACCGCGCCTACTTTGGCGGGAGTGGACAGGACGGCGACAAAGTCGGTTTCCTTGAAGAAAAGAACCGGTCCATTTTTGGACGCAGCTATGCCGCCCAGCCTGAACAATTGATTGCACAGTTGAAACAGGATGAAGCCATTGCCGAAGCCGATACATTGCTGCTCACCATTCCGAACCAACTTGGCGTGGATTACAATATTCACGTCATCGACTCTATTTTGAAACACATTGCCCCTGAAATGGGTTGGCGTTAAGCCATAAACTTTCGTAAAAACATATTACCAATAAGGCGCGTCGAAAGAGGCGCCTTATTTATGTAATAGGTTCTAAAAATAAGATATTAGTTGGAGGGACGAACGTAGAATTGTTTTATTGGTCTAATTGTCTATTTGTCAGCCGTAAATAAACACAACTCATCATCATGCGTACTAGATTTAATACGCATGATTTTTTCAATGCATTGATTTTATGGGTTAATTTACCAAGACAACGGTTTTCTTATCCACACTGAATGACTGATGTTTTTTAATTTAAAATAAATGTAAGGCAGGACCAAAGAGACAGAAATTGAAATGACAAATACCGTGATTAATTCATCGCCTTCTAGAATCGGAGACAGGTAAATATAATTCAGTGCGGTAGCTATCAACAGAATGACCCGCAGAAAAAGCATCCATTTTCTCTGTGTTTTATCGATATGGCCTTTCATCATCGCCGCGCCACACTGGTGGCAGTTAGCGGGGCTTTCATTGAGTTCGCCACTGCAAAACGGACAGAATCCAACGTTATTCGTTGCTTTTTTGTTCATCGTAATTACCAAAAGATGTGTAGTTTTATGAAATGCTTCCTGGGTAATGGCCCAGAAAAAACTTGTAGGTGTAAGAGTTGACGCACTTATGGCGTCTTAAATCATTTTTTTCAATTATATGAGTTACTTAACTGCGTGAAATAGCATATCAAAAACTTGAGGAAAACTTAAGGGGGTAATTATGACGGGGATCAATCTCGAGAAAGATTTTGAGCACGCTCGTTCTATTGGATTTTGCAAAAACACAGCTTGATGGTGTCCCCTACAGGAATATTTTTAAATTTATAAATAATTGATTTATATGGTTTATGTTAATATCAATTATTTATGTTATACGTATTTCTATACGCTATTTAATTTATTGGATGCAAGATTTCTGATAAGAAGGGAAATTCAAGGACTGCGACAGCATCAATGTTGCGCCTTATCTCTGCTTCATCACTATTATGGCGGCCGAGACTAAGATAAAAGTTTTGCCCCTCATGGACAGCATAAATAATCCAGTGTCCAGTTAATCTCTTTTCTTGAGAGCGTCTTAGGAAGTTTTCTACAACAGCTTCATGCGCGATTCGCCCTGCATCCTCAGGCGTAAAGTACCTTTCCTGTCCAGAACTCATCACCTCATTTACGTCAGCTTCCAATTTAGGCAGGCCATAATTACGTAACGCACCAATTAAGTTGATTGCCATATCAGATACGCTGCTACCCACGTAATGCTTGTGCCACAACCCTTTCAGATAAACCTTTTTGTCGAACATTGTTGCTGGTTTGGTACTGCTTTGCCCTCTACGAGATAAACCTTCAAGGTGAAGAATCTCATCACCGATTTTGAATGGGTTTTCAGCCCTAGACATGTACGTGCCATAAATCTGCATGATAAAGATCAGGCTACATCTATCTAACATTTCTTCAGTAATGCCAATACTGAGGCATACATCAAAAATTTCATCTCTTTTATCTTTACCCCCAATTAGGATCTTTTCATAGCGTTTCATAAATGACTTCCAGATGTTGAAAGATTAAATAATATACTCACTACCATGAGTAATCCAACTTTGCTTAGTATCAATGTTGAGGATGGGTTAGGAAAATTTCTTGTGATTATCTTATTTTTATATATTTACAAATCTTTACGTTAGAATTTACCCTCTTACCACCACTCACCACTATTCCCCATCGGTCAGGAAATACTAAAAGAAACTAACGAATACTAAGAGATACTAATGAATATTGCGGAGCACCCTTAATAAGCATTCCTCACCCTTCAAAACATTTAATTGTCAATATTAAATTGCCAATTCACTTTAACCATCTCATATTTACAACTCTAAATTATGATGGCAGTCTTAGCGCATCCGACAACATCTGAGAATGTCCAATACTAATTTATCATCTAACTAGGGAGAGTCATGTCTATAAATACTGTAAACGAAATTCAATCTAACTCATTAAGATTAATAAGGCTCTCTTCTGTAATTAGCGCTACAGGCTTGCCAAGGTCAACACTCTACAAAATGATGAAGTGTGAAAAATTCCCCAAGAACGTAATGATTGGAGAACGCTCTGTTGCGTGGGTTGAAAGTGAAATCGAAGATTGGATTAAAGAAAATATTAAAAGAAGGAGTTAGTTATAATGGGTAGTGAAGATTTAATTTTTTGTAAAGATAGCAATATTGATCAAGTGCTTAACTATAAATCTATTACTTTCAGTGAAGGGCACTCTGATGGTGGTTATGCTATTCGAACTATAGAGATTAAGCGCTTTAATGAAATAAAATCACTGCGTGAGGAATTTAAAAAATTGACAGGGTATGAGGTTCCTTATACTGAGTGTAATGCTTCAGAAATGAATCTATTAGTAGAGCGCGGGTTAAGTGTCATTAATACAGCTAATAAAGCTTATAAAGATGCTTTGGCTGATGCAAAAAGTATTGATGACGATATTGCCCAAGCCCATAAAGGTAAACGTAGCGGATTGGGTGGCTATGAAAGCTTACGAGCTTATCTGCAGGATCTCGAATACAGAAAAGACCGTATCGATGGGTATATTGCATCTGCCGACAAGCTATTAAATGAGCGTCGAGAGCTTTTAGGCATGTTACGCAAGCAGGCTGAGGTACTATCTGCGAACAATGCGC
It encodes:
- a CDS encoding LLM class flavin-dependent oxidoreductase; its protein translation is MKKIGFLSFGHWTPSPQSGTRSAADALLQSIDLAVAAEELGADGAYFRVHHFARQLSSPFPLLSAVGAKTSRIEIGTGVIDMRYENPLYMAEDAGVADLISGGRLQLGLSRGSPEQVIDGWRYFGYQPAEGENESDMARKHTLAFLEVLNGNGFAEPNPQPMFQNPPGLLRVEPYSEGLRERIWWGAGSNATARWAAQLGMNLQSSTLKDDETGEPFHIQQANQIRAYREAWKEAGHTRTPRVSVSRSIFALMNDMDRAYFGGSGQDGDKVGFLEEKNRSIFGRSYAAQPEQLIAQLKQDEAIAEADTLLLTIPNQLGVDYNIHVIDSILKHIAPEMGWR
- a CDS encoding AlpA family transcriptional regulator translates to MSINTVNEIQSNSLRLIRLSSVISATGLPRSTLYKMMKCEKFPKNVMIGERSVAWVESEIEDWIKENIKRRS